A DNA window from Allokutzneria albata contains the following coding sequences:
- the nudC gene encoding NAD(+) diphosphatase, translating into MYCGLELDRAADRRGDRAWLESVRTTARVLPLWRDKCLVGATRGEPDFEVFLGMDGDTAVFAADLSTMELAETGAGEAVDVRRLFGTISAEEAAVLAYARGILHWNRNQRFCGACGGATESREGGHLRVCRECSKLLFPRIEPAVIMLVESSVERKVLLGRGPKGGFCTLAGFVEIGESLEDAVRREAFEEAGVVVGEVRYQASQAWPFPAGLMVGFRATAVTDEFTVDGAELAEAKWFTPDELRAHQPVFSKNGDSIEGYLVREWLATA; encoded by the coding sequence GGTGCGCACAACGGCGCGAGTGCTTCCGCTGTGGCGTGACAAGTGCCTGGTCGGTGCCACGCGGGGAGAACCGGACTTCGAGGTCTTCCTTGGCATGGACGGGGATACGGCTGTGTTCGCGGCCGATCTGTCCACCATGGAGCTGGCCGAGACCGGGGCGGGCGAAGCCGTCGACGTGCGGAGGCTCTTCGGCACGATCAGCGCCGAGGAAGCGGCGGTGCTGGCCTATGCGCGCGGAATCCTGCACTGGAACCGGAACCAGCGGTTCTGCGGGGCTTGCGGCGGTGCCACCGAGTCACGCGAGGGCGGTCACCTGCGGGTGTGCCGGGAGTGCTCGAAGCTGCTGTTCCCGCGCATCGAACCCGCTGTGATCATGCTCGTCGAGTCGTCGGTGGAGCGGAAGGTCCTGCTCGGGCGAGGGCCGAAGGGCGGGTTCTGCACCCTGGCCGGGTTCGTGGAGATCGGCGAGAGCCTGGAGGACGCGGTGCGGCGCGAGGCCTTCGAGGAGGCCGGGGTCGTCGTTGGCGAGGTCCGCTACCAGGCCTCGCAGGCGTGGCCGTTCCCGGCCGGGCTGATGGTCGGCTTCCGCGCGACCGCCGTCACCGACGAGTTCACAGTGGACGGTGCGGAGCTCGCGGAGGCGAAGTGGTTCACCCCGGACGAGCTCCGCGCCCACCAACCTGTGTTCTCCAAGAACGGGGACTCGATCGAGGGGTACCTGGTGCGCGAGTGGCTGGCTACTGCTTGA
- a CDS encoding superoxide dismutase family protein — MSRSLLTMAVLVSTALITACSQPDKPANTPPSSASDLPKPAPAEFTGTLAAPGSGTAFSYNPAAPIGAQLTVKITSGEGSTTVDFSAKGMQPSRGYAVHAHTKPCGATGADAGPHYQNTIDPAATPEKPSADPAYANPRNEIWLDFRTDAQGAGSSKTTVPFGFTDRAPASIVVHEKETTATHHGQAGTAGGRLACFTVPFKQ; from the coding sequence ATGTCTCGTAGCTTGCTGACCATGGCCGTGCTCGTGTCCACTGCCCTGATCACCGCGTGCTCGCAACCCGACAAGCCCGCGAACACCCCGCCCAGCTCCGCATCCGACCTGCCGAAGCCGGCTCCCGCGGAGTTCACCGGCACCCTCGCCGCCCCCGGCTCCGGCACCGCGTTCAGCTACAACCCCGCGGCGCCGATCGGTGCGCAGCTGACTGTCAAGATCACCTCCGGTGAGGGCAGCACCACCGTCGACTTCAGCGCCAAGGGGATGCAGCCCTCGCGCGGCTACGCGGTGCACGCCCACACCAAGCCGTGCGGTGCCACCGGCGCGGACGCGGGACCGCACTACCAGAACACCATCGACCCCGCCGCCACTCCGGAGAAGCCCTCCGCCGATCCGGCATATGCCAACCCGCGCAACGAGATCTGGCTCGACTTCCGCACCGACGCGCAGGGCGCGGGCTCGTCGAAGACGACCGTGCCGTTCGGTTTCACCGACCGCGCGCCCGCCTCGATCGTGGTGCACGAGAAGGAGACCACGGCGACGCACCACGGCCAGGCCGGGACCGCGGGGGGCAGGCTCGCCTGCTTCACCGTCCCGTTCAAGCAGTAG
- a CDS encoding glycosyl hydrolase family 95 catalytic domain-containing protein, producing MTALSRRTFLGASAALAVVASPVAWAAPQTGAGTGADTYERTAADAAMRWRRLPDSWQNGPFLGNGFLGAQLYRAAADNVLKVMLSHGHVQDQRVQWEAGIGLSRLPIGFLTLTTAGAITAVDWRLDLWNAELTGTITTTRGGLTFTALVHNDRDVLLVSLTTTAGEESAAWGFTPLPSHTTRKVRVPTDYTGNPDPTIGAGFVEQTMHAGGGYTTAWQEKRAGTRRLLVATIAYGYPDSTGREEALRTVRHTLALSPDVLVAAHRRWWNRYYRKSFVSVPDKLVQRFYWIQLYKMAAATRENAPVLAEWGPWFPEVGNSWTAVWWNLNVQVAYPMVNGSNHPELDAVTPTFRRYHRNLEQSVPPAYRDGDTYALSHPGDRTLRPGGTRSVGIPGTGTKTDQTGNLIWGLHNVWLAYRHSMDERVLRDVLFPILAKAVNFYRHFLVKGSDGYLHLPLTRSPEYADAADCTYDLSLIRWGCSTLIDTALRLRINDPRLPVWRDILATLVPYHRTAQGVIIGDGVPLAESHRHFSHLLWLYPLREYQWERPADRALMRTSYDHWSSLRVNWHGYSFAAASTMCSLMDSPDEALANLMGFLDGSIVHETQLTPNTMYREGSNLAIESPLTAAQSVLDMLIQSGDGVVKVFPSVSKTWQDASVESLRTQGAFLVDASRRNGSTEWVRVHSEAGEPLVLQHGVPGEIDVRDGRGRPVPWRQVSPNRISIRLRRGESALITRRGTRPALAPRDVPSPTAPPPPWGLP from the coding sequence ATGACGGCTCTCTCCAGAAGGACCTTCCTGGGTGCATCCGCCGCACTGGCGGTCGTCGCCTCGCCGGTGGCGTGGGCGGCTCCACAGACCGGCGCCGGCACCGGCGCCGACACCTACGAGCGCACCGCGGCCGACGCTGCGATGCGCTGGCGCAGGCTCCCCGACAGCTGGCAGAACGGCCCGTTCCTTGGCAACGGCTTCCTCGGCGCCCAGCTCTACCGCGCCGCGGCCGACAACGTCCTCAAGGTCATGCTCAGCCACGGCCACGTGCAGGACCAGCGCGTGCAGTGGGAGGCGGGCATCGGACTGTCCCGGCTCCCGATCGGTTTCCTCACCCTGACCACCGCGGGCGCGATCACCGCGGTGGACTGGCGGCTGGACCTGTGGAACGCCGAGCTGACCGGGACGATCACCACCACCCGCGGCGGGCTGACCTTCACCGCGCTCGTGCACAACGACCGCGACGTGCTGCTGGTGTCGCTGACCACCACGGCAGGCGAGGAGTCGGCGGCCTGGGGCTTCACCCCGCTGCCCTCGCACACCACCCGCAAGGTCCGCGTGCCCACCGACTACACCGGAAACCCCGACCCCACGATCGGAGCCGGTTTCGTCGAGCAGACCATGCACGCGGGTGGCGGCTACACCACGGCGTGGCAGGAGAAGCGCGCGGGCACGCGGCGCCTGCTCGTCGCGACGATCGCCTACGGCTACCCGGACTCCACCGGTCGTGAGGAGGCGCTGCGGACGGTCCGGCACACGCTGGCGCTGAGCCCGGACGTGCTGGTCGCGGCGCACCGGAGGTGGTGGAACCGCTACTACCGCAAGAGTTTCGTCTCCGTCCCGGACAAGCTGGTGCAGCGGTTCTACTGGATCCAGCTCTACAAGATGGCCGCGGCGACGCGGGAGAACGCGCCCGTGCTGGCGGAGTGGGGCCCGTGGTTCCCCGAGGTCGGCAACAGCTGGACCGCGGTGTGGTGGAACCTCAACGTGCAGGTCGCCTATCCGATGGTCAACGGCTCCAACCACCCGGAGCTGGACGCGGTCACGCCGACCTTCCGGCGCTACCACCGCAATCTCGAACAGTCGGTGCCGCCCGCCTACCGCGACGGTGACACCTACGCGCTGTCGCACCCCGGCGACCGCACGCTCCGGCCCGGCGGAACGCGGTCGGTGGGCATCCCGGGCACGGGCACGAAGACCGACCAGACCGGCAACCTGATCTGGGGCCTGCACAACGTCTGGCTGGCCTACCGGCACAGCATGGACGAGCGCGTGCTGCGCGACGTGCTGTTCCCGATCCTGGCCAAGGCGGTCAACTTCTACCGCCACTTCCTCGTCAAGGGCTCCGACGGATACCTCCACCTGCCGCTGACGCGGTCCCCGGAGTACGCCGATGCGGCGGACTGCACCTACGACCTGTCGCTGATCAGGTGGGGTTGCAGCACGTTGATCGACACGGCGCTTCGCTTGCGCATCAACGATCCCCGCCTGCCGGTGTGGCGCGACATCCTGGCCACCCTGGTGCCCTACCACCGCACCGCGCAGGGCGTGATCATCGGTGACGGGGTACCGCTCGCCGAGTCCCACCGCCACTTCTCCCACCTGCTGTGGCTCTACCCGCTGCGCGAGTACCAGTGGGAACGCCCCGCCGACCGAGCGCTGATGCGGACCAGCTACGACCACTGGTCGAGCCTGCGGGTGAACTGGCACGGCTACAGCTTCGCGGCGGCCTCGACGATGTGTTCGCTGATGGACTCGCCCGACGAGGCGCTGGCGAACCTGATGGGCTTCCTGGACGGCTCGATCGTGCACGAGACCCAGCTGACGCCGAACACGATGTACCGCGAGGGCTCGAACCTGGCCATCGAGAGCCCGCTGACCGCGGCGCAGTCGGTGCTGGACATGCTGATCCAGAGCGGCGACGGCGTCGTGAAGGTCTTCCCGTCGGTGTCGAAGACGTGGCAGGACGCGTCGGTGGAGTCGCTGCGCACGCAGGGCGCGTTCCTCGTCGACGCTTCGCGCCGCAACGGCAGCACGGAGTGGGTCCGCGTGCACAGCGAGGCAGGCGAACCCCTGGTGCTGCAACACGGTGTCCCCGGGGAGATCGACGTCCGAGACGGCCGAGGTCGTCCCGTGCCGTGGCGGCAGGTCTCACCGAACCGGATCTCGATCCGCCTGCGCCGGGGCGAGTCCGCGCTGATCACCCGCCGTGGCACCAGGCCGGCCCTGGCGCCGCGCGACGTGCCCTCGCCCACCGCGCCGCCCCCGCCGTGGGGCCTGCCGTAA
- a CDS encoding malate dehydrogenase: MTQAPVNVTVTGAAGQIGYALLFRIASGQLLGADTPVKLRLLEIPQAVKAAEGTAMELDDCAFPLLKGIDITDDAKKAFDGTNVALLVGARPRTKGMERGDLLAANGGIFKPQGEAINAGAADDVRVLVVGNPANTNALIAQAHAPDVPAERFTAMTRLDHNRALSQLSAKLGVAVTDIKKLTIWGNHSATQYPDLFNAEVGGKVAAEQVEQEWLKDTFIPTVAKRGAAIIEARGASSAASAANAAIDHVYDWVNGTPEGDWTSAAVVSDGSYGVPEGLISSFPVVSRNGRYEIVQGLEIGEFSRERIDASVQELIEERDAVKQLGLI, translated from the coding sequence ATGACCCAAGCTCCCGTCAACGTCACCGTTACCGGAGCGGCCGGTCAGATCGGCTACGCCCTGCTGTTCCGCATCGCCTCCGGGCAGCTGCTCGGCGCGGACACCCCGGTCAAGCTGCGCCTGCTGGAGATCCCCCAGGCCGTGAAGGCCGCGGAGGGCACCGCCATGGAGCTGGACGACTGCGCCTTCCCGCTGCTCAAGGGCATCGACATCACCGACGACGCCAAGAAGGCCTTCGACGGCACCAACGTCGCCCTGCTCGTCGGCGCCCGCCCGCGCACCAAGGGCATGGAGCGCGGCGACCTGCTCGCGGCCAACGGCGGCATCTTCAAGCCGCAGGGCGAGGCGATCAACGCCGGTGCCGCGGACGACGTGCGCGTGCTGGTCGTCGGCAACCCCGCCAACACCAACGCCCTCATCGCGCAGGCGCACGCCCCGGACGTGCCCGCCGAGCGCTTCACCGCGATGACCCGCCTGGACCACAACCGCGCGCTGTCGCAGCTGTCGGCCAAGCTCGGCGTGGCGGTCACCGACATCAAGAAGCTGACCATCTGGGGCAACCACTCCGCGACCCAGTACCCCGACCTGTTCAACGCCGAGGTCGGCGGCAAGGTCGCCGCCGAGCAGGTCGAGCAGGAGTGGCTGAAGGACACCTTCATCCCGACCGTGGCCAAGCGCGGCGCGGCGATCATCGAGGCGCGCGGCGCGTCCTCGGCGGCGTCGGCGGCGAACGCGGCCATCGACCACGTCTACGACTGGGTCAACGGCACCCCGGAGGGTGACTGGACCTCCGCCGCGGTGGTCTCCGACGGCTCCTACGGCGTGCCCGAGGGCCTGATCTCCTCGTTCCCGGTGGTCTCCCGCAACGGCCGCTACGAGATCGTCCAGGGCCTGGAGATCGGCGAGTTCTCCCGCGAGCGCATCGACGCCTCGGTCCAGGAGCTCATCGAGGAGCGCGACGCCGTCAAGCAGCTCGGCCTGATCTGA
- a CDS encoding MBL fold metallo-hydrolase, whose protein sequence is MARTEWADPGPVEVAAGVHRIPLPLPHDALHAVNVYAIEDGDRLVLIDSGWALRESREALTAALHHLDRDLRDISRFLVTHIHRDHYTQAVALRREFGNRVALGIGEQPSLSGELLAGKPLRQYADKLLSCGAKVVVDRIGKAIEVTPEPGVWEEPDEWLSEGQEIRLTDRTLRVVETPGHTQGHVVFVDETAGLLFAGDHVLPHITPSIGFEAKLPEQPLRDYLGSLKTVRAMPDLRLLPAHGSVSESTHERVDELLDHHERRLDAIAAALTAGAANAYEVARLIGWTRRERHLDELDVFNQMLAVMETGAHLDLLVLRGRARSETLDGVVHYGLL, encoded by the coding sequence ATGGCGCGCACCGAGTGGGCTGACCCGGGACCGGTCGAGGTGGCGGCGGGAGTGCACCGCATCCCGCTGCCACTTCCGCACGACGCGCTGCACGCGGTGAACGTCTACGCGATCGAGGACGGCGACCGGCTGGTGCTGATCGACTCCGGCTGGGCGCTTCGGGAGAGCCGCGAGGCCCTGACCGCCGCGCTGCACCACCTGGACCGCGATCTCAGGGACATCTCCCGGTTCCTGGTCACCCACATCCACCGGGACCACTACACGCAGGCGGTGGCGCTGCGCCGCGAGTTCGGCAACCGCGTCGCACTGGGCATCGGCGAGCAACCGTCGCTGTCCGGCGAACTGCTCGCCGGGAAACCGCTGCGGCAGTACGCGGACAAGCTCCTCAGCTGCGGCGCGAAGGTGGTGGTCGACCGGATCGGCAAGGCGATCGAGGTGACACCGGAGCCGGGGGTGTGGGAGGAGCCGGACGAATGGCTCAGCGAGGGCCAGGAGATCCGCCTCACCGACCGCACCCTCCGCGTCGTCGAGACGCCCGGCCACACGCAGGGGCACGTGGTCTTCGTCGACGAGACCGCCGGGTTGCTCTTCGCCGGTGACCACGTGCTGCCGCACATCACGCCGTCGATCGGCTTCGAGGCGAAGCTGCCCGAACAGCCGCTGCGCGACTACCTGGGATCGCTGAAGACCGTGCGCGCCATGCCCGACCTCCGGCTGCTGCCCGCGCACGGCTCGGTGTCGGAGAGCACGCACGAGCGGGTGGACGAACTGCTCGACCACCACGAGCGGCGGCTGGACGCGATCGCGGCGGCCCTGACCGCGGGTGCGGCAAACGCCTATGAGGTCGCGCGGTTGATCGGCTGGACCCGGCGGGAGCGGCACCTCGACGAGCTGGACGTGTTCAACCAGATGCTCGCGGTCATGGAGACCGGCGCCCACCTGGACCTGCTCGTCCTGCGGGGCCGGGCGCGGTCGGAGACCCTGGACGGCGTCGTCCACTACGGACTGCTGTGA
- a CDS encoding glycosyltransferase family 39 protein produces MTTTRQRLSLCALLLGTALLYLWDLGSSEYANSYYSAAVQAATQSWKAWLFGSLDAGNVVTVDKPPASLWLMGLSARLFGFSSWSMLVPQALAGVASVALLYATVRRWFGAGAGLLAGAVLALTPVAAIMFRFNNPDALLVLLLVAGGYCLTRALENGSTRWLLLCGTAIGFGFLTKMLQAFLVLPAFGLVYLIAAPTGLGKRIAQLFGALGAVVVSAGWYIALVELWPAADRPYIGGSTTNSALELALGYNGLSRIFGGGGAPSGGGGGDERVMMGGSGNLGFGGETGITRLFGDSMGAEISWLLPAALIGLVAGLWFTRRAPRTDRTRAALILWGGWLAVSGLVFSFMSGIVHPYYTVALAPAIGALVAIAGRQLWLGRKNTSARVVLALMIVSTSVWGAVLLSRSGSWYTYLGWAAFGLTVVAATGVLIGVRRLSAVLLAVTLVGGLSSTAVFAAVTASVPHMGSIPMSGPRAQEGREPETNAKLVELLKATTTKWAAASSGAQGAGGLQLASGRPVIAIGGFSGRDPAPSLDEFKSYVAQGQVGYYISGGMGPGGNSEIATWVQENYAPVSYGDFTVYKLT; encoded by the coding sequence ATGACCACCACTCGCCAGCGCCTGTCACTGTGCGCGCTGTTGCTGGGGACGGCACTGCTGTACCTGTGGGACCTCGGCTCGTCCGAGTACGCCAACTCCTACTACTCGGCGGCGGTGCAGGCCGCGACGCAGAGCTGGAAGGCGTGGCTGTTCGGGTCCTTGGACGCGGGCAACGTCGTCACCGTGGACAAACCACCGGCATCGTTGTGGTTGATGGGTTTGTCCGCGCGGCTGTTCGGGTTCTCCTCGTGGAGCATGCTGGTGCCCCAGGCGTTGGCAGGGGTCGCCTCGGTCGCATTGCTCTACGCGACGGTGCGGCGCTGGTTCGGCGCCGGCGCCGGGTTGCTCGCGGGTGCGGTCCTCGCGCTCACCCCGGTCGCCGCGATCATGTTCCGCTTCAACAACCCCGACGCGCTGCTCGTGCTGCTGCTGGTCGCGGGCGGCTACTGCCTGACGCGGGCGCTGGAGAACGGGAGCACGCGGTGGTTGTTGTTGTGCGGCACCGCGATCGGCTTCGGCTTCCTCACCAAGATGCTCCAGGCTTTCCTGGTCCTGCCCGCGTTCGGGCTGGTCTACCTGATCGCCGCGCCTACCGGGCTGGGCAAGCGCATCGCGCAGCTCTTCGGCGCGCTCGGCGCCGTGGTCGTCTCGGCGGGTTGGTACATCGCGCTGGTCGAGCTGTGGCCCGCCGCTGATCGGCCCTACATCGGCGGTTCCACCACGAACAGCGCGCTCGAACTCGCCTTGGGCTACAACGGTTTGTCGCGCATCTTCGGCGGCGGTGGCGCTCCCTCCGGCGGCGGTGGCGGTGACGAGCGCGTCATGATGGGCGGCAGCGGCAACCTCGGCTTCGGCGGGGAAACCGGGATCACGCGGCTGTTCGGCGACAGCATGGGCGCGGAGATCTCCTGGCTGCTGCCCGCCGCGTTGATCGGGCTCGTCGCCGGGCTGTGGTTCACCCGCAGGGCCCCGCGCACCGACCGCACTCGTGCGGCGTTGATCCTGTGGGGCGGCTGGCTCGCGGTGTCGGGCTTGGTGTTCAGCTTCATGAGCGGCATCGTGCACCCGTACTACACCGTCGCACTCGCCCCCGCGATCGGTGCGCTGGTGGCCATCGCCGGACGCCAGTTGTGGTTGGGGCGCAAGAACACCTCGGCCCGCGTCGTCCTCGCGCTGATGATCGTCTCCACCAGCGTGTGGGGGGCGGTCCTGCTGAGCCGCAGCGGTTCCTGGTACACCTACCTCGGCTGGGCCGCGTTCGGGCTCACCGTGGTCGCGGCGACAGGCGTTCTGATCGGCGTCCGCAGGCTCAGCGCGGTCCTGCTCGCGGTGACGCTGGTCGGCGGGCTGAGCAGCACCGCGGTTTTCGCGGCAGTCACCGCGAGTGTGCCGCACATGGGCTCGATCCCCATGTCCGGCCCGCGCGCGCAGGAGGGCCGGGAGCCGGAGACCAACGCCAAGCTCGTCGAGCTGTTGAAGGCGACCACGACGAAGTGGGCCGCGGCGTCGAGCGGCGCACAGGGCGCGGGCGGCCTGCAGCTGGCGAGCGGCCGACCGGTGATCGCCATCGGCGGCTTCAGCGGCCGTGACCCGGCGCCGAGCTTGGACGAGTTCAAGTCCTATGTCGCGCAGGGCCAGGTCGGCTACTACATCAGCGGCGGCATGGGGCCGGGCGGCAACAGCGAGATCGCCACGTGGGTGCAGGAGAACTACGCGCCGGTCAGCTACGGCGACTTCACGGTCTACAAGCTGACCTAG
- a CDS encoding bifunctional glycosyltransferase family 2/GtrA family protein: MTTTIAKGSPAPIDPRSRTPLLDVVVPVYNEEADLGACVRRLHAHLTENLPYSFRITVADNASTDATLAIATGLAAELPEVTVVHLPEKGRGRALRRVWSESDSPVLAYMDVDLSTDLAALLPLIAPLISGHSDVAIGTRLARGARVVRGPKREFISRCYNLILRGALAARFSDAQCGFKAIRKDVADRLLPLVEDTGWFFDTELLVLAQQAGLRIHEVPVDWVDDPDSRVDIVATAIADLKGVARLAKGLASGSLKISGMGRDPLPGFPPKLASQAVRFAAVGIASTVAYLALYTWLRGGIGAQAANLVALLVTAIANTAANRRFTFGVRGREGATRHHLQGLVAFVLGLALTSGSLAVLHAMTAPPRLVELGVLVLANLIATVLRFLLLRHWVFRARNA; encoded by the coding sequence ATGACCACCACCATCGCCAAGGGCTCCCCTGCCCCGATCGACCCCAGAAGCCGGACGCCGCTGCTCGACGTGGTGGTGCCGGTCTACAACGAGGAAGCCGACCTCGGAGCGTGCGTGCGGCGCCTGCACGCGCACCTCACCGAGAACCTGCCCTACTCCTTCCGGATCACCGTCGCCGACAACGCCAGCACCGACGCGACCCTGGCCATCGCCACCGGGCTCGCCGCGGAGCTGCCGGAGGTGACCGTCGTGCACCTGCCCGAGAAGGGCCGGGGCCGCGCGCTGCGGCGGGTGTGGTCGGAGTCCGATTCCCCCGTGCTCGCCTACATGGACGTCGACCTGTCCACCGACCTCGCCGCGCTGCTGCCGTTGATCGCGCCGCTGATCTCCGGGCACTCCGACGTCGCGATCGGCACCCGGCTGGCCCGCGGCGCGCGGGTGGTGCGGGGACCGAAGCGCGAGTTCATCTCCCGGTGCTACAACCTGATCCTGCGCGGCGCGCTCGCCGCCCGGTTCTCCGACGCCCAGTGCGGTTTCAAGGCCATCCGCAAGGATGTCGCCGATCGCCTGCTGCCGCTGGTGGAGGACACCGGCTGGTTCTTCGACACCGAGCTGCTGGTGCTCGCGCAGCAGGCAGGACTGCGCATCCACGAGGTCCCGGTGGACTGGGTGGACGACCCGGACAGCCGCGTGGACATCGTCGCCACCGCGATCGCCGATCTCAAGGGCGTCGCGCGGCTGGCGAAGGGCCTGGCGTCCGGCTCACTCAAAATCAGCGGGATGGGCCGCGACCCGCTGCCGGGCTTCCCACCGAAGCTGGCGAGTCAGGCTGTGCGCTTCGCCGCGGTCGGCATCGCGAGCACCGTGGCCTACCTGGCGCTCTACACCTGGCTGCGCGGCGGGATCGGCGCGCAGGCGGCCAACCTGGTCGCCCTGCTCGTCACGGCCATCGCCAACACCGCCGCGAACCGGCGCTTCACCTTCGGCGTCCGGGGCCGCGAAGGCGCGACCCGGCACCACCTCCAGGGACTGGTCGCCTTCGTCCTGGGCCTCGCCCTGACCAGCGGGTCGCTCGCCGTCCTGCACGCGATGACCGCGCCGCCACGGCTGGTCGAGCTCGGCGTGCTCGTGCTGGCCAACCTGATCGCCACCGTTCTTCGCTTCCTGTTGTTGCGCCACTGGGTGTTCCGCGCCCGGAACGCCTGA
- a CDS encoding ArnT family glycosyltransferase: MATAVARSWERPALITLLGASALLYLWALGDSGWANAYYSAAAQAGGESWTAWFFGSTDAANGITVDKPPASLWLMGLSVRLFGLSSWSVLVPQALLGVASVWLLYATVRRWFPAGAALLSGAVLALTPVAVLMFRFNNPDALLVLLLIAAAYFITRAVEDGRTRWMVLCGSSIGFAFLTKMLQALLVLPALALAYLIAEPTIKRVAQLFAAGAAMVVAGGWWVLVVELVPASARPYIGGSQTNSVLELTLGYNGFGRLTGDEVGKVGGGGFDSTGLGRLFGGEMAGQIAWLLPAALILFAFGLYAAKRERPVFVLWGGWLVVTGLVFSYMNGIIHSYYTVALAPAIAALVGMGSAVAWRERERGGSVALFLAVGGTAMWSAFLLSSSMFALSIAIAVVGLGAAVLLLFAGHLPQNFVRGAIVAGLVGVLAAPTAYSVATAAAPHSGALPSAGPGRSTGGTMVMFGPNGNNRAMGSLLNAGTPGPEITGLLQAQAEKYTWTAAAVGSNSAAGFQLASRTPVLAVGGFNGTDPAPTLAQFQQYVRNGQIHYFLGGAGMEAESGSDESRRIAEWVAASFTPSTVDGVTVYDLTS, from the coding sequence ATGGCCACAGCTGTAGCCCGTTCCTGGGAACGCCCTGCCCTGATCACCCTGCTCGGAGCCTCCGCCCTGCTCTACCTCTGGGCGCTCGGCGACTCCGGGTGGGCGAACGCGTACTACTCCGCCGCCGCCCAGGCCGGGGGTGAGAGCTGGACCGCGTGGTTCTTCGGCTCCACCGACGCCGCCAACGGCATCACCGTGGACAAGCCTCCCGCGTCACTGTGGCTGATGGGCTTGTCGGTACGCCTTTTCGGCCTCAGCTCGTGGAGTGTCCTCGTCCCGCAAGCACTTCTCGGCGTCGCATCGGTGTGGCTGCTCTACGCGACCGTGCGCCGGTGGTTCCCGGCGGGCGCCGCGCTGCTCAGCGGAGCCGTCCTCGCGCTCACGCCGGTCGCGGTGTTGATGTTCCGGTTCAACAACCCGGACGCACTGCTCGTGCTGTTGCTCATCGCCGCCGCGTACTTCATCACCCGAGCCGTCGAGGACGGCCGCACGCGGTGGATGGTGCTGTGCGGCAGCTCGATCGGCTTCGCGTTCCTCACCAAGATGCTCCAGGCGTTGCTCGTGCTGCCCGCGTTGGCGCTCGCCTACCTGATCGCCGAACCCACGATCAAGCGCGTCGCGCAGCTCTTCGCCGCCGGAGCCGCCATGGTCGTCGCCGGCGGCTGGTGGGTGCTGGTCGTCGAGCTGGTGCCCGCGTCGGCACGCCCCTACATCGGCGGCTCGCAGACCAACAGCGTCCTCGAACTCACCTTGGGCTACAACGGTTTTGGCCGCCTCACCGGTGACGAGGTCGGCAAGGTCGGCGGCGGCGGGTTCGACTCGACCGGGCTCGGCAGGTTGTTCGGCGGCGAGATGGCCGGGCAGATCGCCTGGTTGCTCCCCGCGGCGTTGATCCTGTTCGCCTTCGGCCTGTACGCCGCCAAGCGAGAGCGTCCGGTCTTCGTGTTGTGGGGCGGCTGGCTCGTGGTGACCGGCCTGGTTTTCAGCTACATGAACGGGATCATCCACTCCTACTACACCGTCGCGCTGGCCCCGGCGATCGCCGCGCTGGTCGGCATGGGCTCTGCCGTCGCCTGGCGAGAACGCGAGCGCGGTGGCTCGGTCGCGCTGTTCCTCGCGGTCGGCGGAACCGCGATGTGGTCGGCGTTCCTGTTGAGCAGCAGCATGTTCGCGCTGTCCATCGCCATCGCGGTGGTCGGCCTGGGAGCTGCTGTGCTGCTGCTGTTCGCCGGACACCTGCCGCAGAACTTCGTGCGCGGTGCGATCGTCGCCGGACTCGTCGGAGTCCTCGCCGCGCCGACCGCCTACTCCGTGGCCACCGCCGCGGCCCCGCACAGCGGAGCGCTGCCTTCCGCGGGCCCGGGGAGAAGCACGGGCGGCACCATGGTCATGTTCGGCCCGAACGGCAACAACAGGGCGATGGGAAGCCTGCTCAACGCCGGCACTCCAGGACCGGAGATCACCGGGCTGTTGCAGGCGCAGGCCGAGAAGTACACCTGGACGGCTGCCGCGGTCGGTTCGAACAGCGCGGCGGGATTCCAGTTGGCCTCAAGGACTCCCGTGTTGGCCGTCGGCGGGTTCAACGGCACCGATCCCGCGCCAACGCTCGCCCAGTTCCAGCAGTACGTCCGAAATGGACAGATACACTACTTCCTCGGCGGGGCGGGCATGGAGGCCGAGAGCGGGAGCGACGAGTCGCGTCGCATCGCGGAGTGGGTTGCCGCAAGCTTCACACCGTCCACTGTGGATGGTGTGACCGTCTACGACCTCACGTCGTGA